The proteins below come from a single Deinococcus malanensis genomic window:
- a CDS encoding BMP family ABC transporter substrate-binding protein, with amino-acid sequence MRKILVLGSTLMLSLSAAQKPVTVGLVLDAGGKNDRSFNQAAYEGALRAKRDFNVNLEIFEPSKNGDLNPGINKFSKAGKDLIIGVGFVANAGITTAAKANPTSKFAVVDDLPTGNNTAGLRFREQEGSFLVGYIAARASSTGTVGFVGGMDVPVIKKFEAGFKAGVMFSCPTCKVVVQFVGDTPEAWNNPAKARTIAAGMRDQGADVIFAAAGGSGKGVIDYVNKTQCVKRTDLPNGLTFKHNQFTGVPKSAGYKAACAGDTRPMFFIGVDSNQNHLGDTDDRSRTLNHGLTSMVKRVDNAVYAQIRDMVQGEPWRKGDRNFSLENDGVEYALDSYNRALVPASLEKQLQTVQRLILNGTIKVPKE; translated from the coding sequence ATGAGGAAAATACTCGTTCTAGGATCCACGCTGATGCTCAGTCTCTCCGCCGCCCAGAAACCCGTCACTGTCGGCCTGGTGCTCGATGCAGGTGGCAAGAACGACCGCAGCTTCAATCAGGCCGCCTACGAAGGCGCCCTGCGCGCCAAACGCGATTTCAACGTGAACCTCGAAATCTTCGAACCCAGCAAGAACGGTGACCTCAACCCCGGCATCAACAAGTTCAGCAAAGCAGGCAAGGACCTCATCATCGGCGTCGGCTTCGTCGCCAACGCCGGCATCACTACGGCCGCCAAAGCCAACCCCACCAGCAAGTTCGCTGTCGTGGACGACCTGCCCACCGGCAACAACACGGCCGGACTGCGCTTTCGCGAGCAGGAAGGCAGCTTCCTGGTCGGTTATATCGCCGCGCGTGCCAGCAGCACCGGTACGGTGGGCTTCGTGGGTGGGATGGACGTCCCGGTGATCAAGAAGTTCGAAGCCGGCTTCAAGGCGGGCGTGATGTTCAGTTGCCCCACCTGCAAGGTCGTGGTGCAGTTCGTCGGGGATACCCCCGAAGCCTGGAACAACCCTGCGAAAGCACGAACCATCGCCGCGGGCATGAGAGATCAGGGGGCGGACGTGATCTTCGCGGCGGCTGGCGGCAGCGGCAAAGGCGTCATCGATTACGTCAATAAAACTCAGTGCGTCAAGCGCACGGACCTGCCCAACGGCCTGACGTTCAAGCACAACCAGTTCACGGGCGTGCCCAAAAGTGCCGGGTACAAGGCGGCGTGCGCCGGGGATACCCGTCCGATGTTCTTTATCGGCGTGGACAGCAACCAGAACCACCTGGGCGATACCGACGACAGGAGCCGCACGCTCAATCACGGGCTGACCAGCATGGTCAAACGCGTGGACAATGCGGTGTACGCCCAGATCCGCGACATGGTGCAGGGTGAGCCGTGGCGCAAAGGCGACCGCAACTTCAGTCTGGAGAACGACGGCGTCGAGTACGCGCTGGACAGCTACAACCGTGCCCTGGTCCCGGCATCCCTTGAGAAGCAGCTCCAGACCGTGCAGCGTTTGATTCTCAATGGCACCATCAAAGTTCCCAAGGAATAA
- a CDS encoding PAS domain-containing protein produces the protein MSFLDAFAEAINDGFVAVDSNWQVTFLNRQARLMLRQPDTSQPLSLQDLIADDPKTSTWRELRRALDQQVTVEVDVFYPAFFSWHEVRAFPLDGGLGLILRDITDRQWLLRKEAERGYLRNLFNDAPIALSILRGPQHQFEFINDFARQLIGNRNVDGLTVREAFPELEQQGFFELLDQVYRTGVAVEGTERRAQLTDPHTGAVRDLYINYAYVPLRGFDAEVSGVLSLSVDVTAYVEARLDREREAEARTAVLSHLQQGVIVTDPKGRIIFVNDEAARLHGVNQLDVTPDRYTSTYRLLTVDGDPHPVEDLPLTRAVHGEVIQDARWRIARPDGSSLLVTGSANPVFSGDGSRVGAVLTLRPAEDSGA, from the coding sequence GTGTCTTTTCTCGATGCGTTCGCAGAAGCCATCAATGACGGCTTTGTCGCTGTGGATTCCAACTGGCAGGTGACCTTCCTCAACCGCCAGGCGCGGCTGATGCTCCGCCAGCCCGACACCAGCCAGCCCCTCTCCTTACAGGACCTGATCGCCGACGATCCCAAAACCAGCACCTGGCGCGAACTGCGCCGCGCCCTCGACCAGCAGGTCACGGTGGAAGTCGACGTGTTCTACCCGGCGTTCTTCAGCTGGCACGAGGTGCGCGCCTTCCCCCTGGACGGCGGCCTGGGCTTGATCCTGCGTGACATCACTGACCGTCAATGGCTGCTGCGCAAGGAAGCCGAACGCGGGTACCTGCGCAACCTCTTCAACGACGCTCCCATTGCTCTGTCGATACTGCGCGGGCCCCAGCACCAGTTCGAGTTCATCAACGACTTCGCACGGCAACTGATCGGCAACCGCAACGTGGATGGCCTGACGGTTCGCGAAGCCTTCCCGGAACTTGAACAGCAGGGATTCTTTGAACTGCTTGATCAGGTGTACCGAACAGGGGTGGCCGTCGAAGGAACGGAGCGGCGCGCCCAGCTGACCGACCCGCACACCGGCGCGGTGAGGGACCTGTACATCAATTACGCGTACGTGCCGCTGCGCGGGTTCGACGCCGAAGTGTCTGGAGTCCTGAGCCTCTCCGTGGATGTGACCGCGTATGTGGAAGCACGTCTCGACCGTGAGCGGGAGGCCGAAGCACGCACGGCCGTCCTGAGCCACTTGCAGCAGGGCGTGATCGTCACGGACCCGAAGGGCCGGATCATTTTCGTGAATGATGAGGCTGCCCGCCTCCACGGGGTGAACCAGCTGGACGTGACGCCCGACCGCTATACCAGCACCTATCGTCTACTCACGGTGGATGGCGACCCGCACCCGGTCGAGGACCTGCCACTTACCCGGGCGGTGCACGGGGAGGTGATCCAGGATGCCCGCTGGCGGATCGCCCGGCCGGATGGCAGTAGCCTGCTGGTCACGGGAAGCGCAAATCCTGTCTTTTCCGGTGATGGCTCCAGGGTCGGTGCAGTGCTGACGTTGCGCCCGGCTGAGGATTCGGGCGCGTAA